From Thermoanaerobaculia bacterium, a single genomic window includes:
- a CDS encoding arginine--tRNA ligase: MSRFSLYGARRVELAEAVSRAIAAAFGAAPPGTVELERPADPAHGDYSTTAAFDLARTLRRAPRDIAREIAGSIVLPPGFAEARVEGAGYVNFRLDRAAFVARFFAEEESAIPRAGAAAKVIVEHTNINPNKAAHIGHLRNAILGDTLVRCLRASGHAVEVQNYIDDTGVQVADVVVGFWDLRRWSLDRIREAIERPASAGERYRAFGDLCWEVYAEVGRWYESDVSTKGLRNETLHAMEEGGNARAAAAALISEAITREHVATMGRLGVRYDLLPRESDILAKHFWTRAFELLEARGAIVLETEGKHAGCWVMRLTHSEEFAGLEEPDKILVRSNGTVTYTGKDIAYQLWKFGKLGLDFDYAPFVPDWNAARGAADSVPAEVRDHPIWRTETGATGDHPPFGAAARVINVIDQRQSYPQKVVREGLRALGREAEAEQSIHFAYEMVAMTPKSVARLAEEFGDEYRLSDEDRGKAVVEMSGRKGLGVKANDLLELLIGEARKRSVSNELAPPSEDTGNAQAEAIAVGALRYFMLKFGRNKIIAFDFDEALAFEGDTGPYLQYSFVRVENILRKLRERGLSAEVDPATLGDAPWEDDLWELFVEAARIDDVVARAVEALEIAAVARHAYALAQAFSRFYHRHPIVSEEDPRLRARRLAAALAFRSGLSRLLALLGIPSPEKM, from the coding sequence TTGAGCCGTTTTTCCCTCTATGGCGCCCGGCGAGTCGAGCTCGCCGAGGCGGTTTCGCGGGCCATTGCCGCCGCCTTCGGCGCGGCGCCGCCCGGGACCGTGGAGCTCGAGCGGCCCGCCGATCCCGCACACGGCGACTATTCGACCACGGCGGCCTTCGACCTCGCCAGGACCCTGCGCCGCGCTCCCCGGGACATCGCCCGGGAGATCGCGGGATCGATCGTCCTTCCTCCGGGATTCGCGGAGGCGCGCGTGGAAGGTGCCGGATACGTCAACTTCCGGCTCGACCGCGCCGCGTTCGTGGCCCGGTTCTTCGCCGAAGAGGAGAGCGCCATCCCGCGGGCGGGCGCGGCCGCGAAGGTCATCGTCGAGCACACGAACATCAACCCGAACAAGGCGGCCCACATCGGGCACCTCCGGAACGCCATCCTCGGGGACACGCTCGTCCGCTGTCTCCGGGCGTCGGGGCACGCCGTCGAGGTCCAGAACTACATCGACGACACCGGGGTGCAGGTCGCGGACGTCGTCGTCGGGTTCTGGGACCTCCGACGCTGGTCGCTCGACCGGATCCGCGAAGCGATCGAACGGCCGGCGAGCGCGGGCGAGCGCTATCGGGCATTCGGAGACCTGTGCTGGGAGGTCTACGCCGAGGTCGGCCGCTGGTACGAATCCGACGTGTCCACGAAGGGCCTTCGCAACGAGACGCTCCATGCGATGGAGGAGGGCGGCAATGCGCGCGCCGCGGCGGCCGCCCTCATTTCCGAGGCGATCACGCGGGAGCACGTCGCCACGATGGGGCGCCTCGGCGTCCGCTACGACCTGCTTCCGCGCGAGTCCGACATCCTCGCGAAGCATTTCTGGACCCGCGCGTTCGAGCTCCTCGAGGCGCGGGGGGCGATCGTGCTCGAGACGGAGGGCAAGCACGCGGGCTGCTGGGTCATGAGGCTCACGCATTCGGAGGAGTTCGCGGGCCTCGAGGAGCCCGACAAGATCCTCGTCCGGAGCAACGGCACGGTGACGTACACGGGCAAGGACATCGCCTACCAGCTGTGGAAGTTCGGCAAGCTCGGCCTCGACTTCGACTACGCCCCCTTCGTCCCCGACTGGAACGCGGCTCGCGGCGCGGCCGACTCCGTGCCGGCGGAGGTCCGCGACCATCCGATCTGGCGGACGGAGACCGGCGCGACCGGCGACCATCCTCCCTTCGGCGCAGCCGCGCGCGTGATCAACGTGATCGACCAGCGGCAGTCCTATCCGCAGAAGGTCGTGCGCGAAGGGCTCCGCGCGCTCGGACGGGAAGCGGAGGCCGAACAGTCGATCCATTTCGCGTACGAGATGGTCGCGATGACCCCGAAATCGGTCGCCCGCCTCGCGGAGGAGTTCGGGGACGAGTACCGGCTCTCCGACGAGGACCGCGGGAAAGCGGTCGTCGAGATGTCCGGGCGCAAAGGCCTCGGCGTCAAGGCGAACGACCTCCTCGAGCTGCTGATCGGCGAGGCGCGGAAACGCTCCGTGTCGAACGAGCTCGCGCCGCCGTCGGAAGACACCGGGAACGCCCAGGCGGAGGCGATCGCCGTCGGCGCGCTCCGCTACTTCATGCTGAAGTTCGGCCGCAACAAGATCATCGCCTTCGATTTCGACGAGGCCCTCGCCTTCGAGGGGGATACCGGCCCGTATCTCCAGTACTCGTTCGTGCGGGTCGAGAACATCCTCCGGAAGCTCCGGGAGCGCGGCCTTTCCGCGGAAGTCGATCCGGCAACCCTCGGCGACGCGCCGTGGGAAGACGACCTCTGGGAGCTCTTCGTCGAGGCCGCGCGGATCGACGACGTCGTCGCGCGCGCGGTCGAAGCGCTCGAGATCGCCGCCGTCGCGCGGCATGCTTACGCGCTCGCGCAGGCGTTCTCGCGCTTCTACCACCGGCACCCGATCGTTTCGGAGGAGGACCCGCGGCTTCGGGCCCGCCGGCTCGCGGCCGCTCTCGCGTTCCGCTCCGGTCTGTCGCGCCTGCTGGCGCTACTCGGAATCCCGTCGCCGGAGAAGATGTGA
- a CDS encoding phospholipase D-like domain-containing protein: protein MTFSPRRDVLAFLILVAAGSQTRCTVIHGIVASEKREIYRFQADFGVEDPQFRRSLDTMNSTMIGGNSADLLENGDAIFPAMTADIRAAKTSVNLESYIFQPDDAGRQFAAAMIDAARRGVEVRLLIDAYGGKLGDLEEPLKRAGVNVREYRPIRLFSIYKIGKRTHRKLLIVDGKIGYTGGLGIDERWLGNARNTKEWRDTQVRVEGPVAAQMQAIFSEDWTYTTGEILAGDRFFPKIPPAGDVEAEAIKASRGDASSLPKMLYYMAIQSARKTIRIQNAYFLPDKQTRNALIRAVQRGVDVQVMVPGTKIDLPMVRLASRLHYGPLLEAGVKIFEYQPTMMHNKVFLVDGIFATIGSINFDQRSMGKNAEESLVFYDRAFADRVQHMFDDDMKRCRQVTHRTWSHRGLAARISELIFWIWEPYY, encoded by the coding sequence GTGACGTTCTCGCCGCGCCGCGACGTCCTCGCCTTCCTCATCCTCGTCGCGGCGGGGTCCCAGACGCGCTGCACGGTCATCCACGGCATCGTCGCGTCCGAGAAGCGGGAGATCTATCGTTTCCAGGCCGACTTCGGCGTCGAGGACCCTCAGTTCCGGCGCTCGCTCGACACGATGAACAGCACGATGATCGGCGGCAATTCCGCGGATCTCCTCGAGAACGGCGACGCGATCTTCCCGGCGATGACCGCCGACATTCGCGCCGCGAAGACGAGCGTCAACCTCGAGTCCTACATCTTCCAGCCGGACGACGCCGGACGGCAGTTCGCCGCGGCGATGATCGACGCCGCTCGGCGGGGGGTCGAGGTCCGGCTGCTGATCGACGCGTACGGCGGAAAGCTCGGCGACCTCGAGGAACCGTTGAAGCGGGCGGGGGTCAACGTTCGGGAATATCGCCCGATTCGCCTCTTCTCGATCTACAAGATCGGCAAACGGACGCACCGCAAGCTCCTCATCGTCGACGGGAAGATCGGCTACACGGGAGGGCTCGGGATCGACGAGCGCTGGCTCGGCAACGCCCGCAACACGAAGGAGTGGCGCGACACGCAGGTGCGGGTCGAAGGACCGGTCGCCGCGCAGATGCAGGCCATCTTCTCGGAGGACTGGACCTACACGACGGGCGAGATCCTCGCGGGGGACCGCTTTTTTCCGAAGATCCCGCCGGCCGGCGACGTCGAGGCGGAAGCGATCAAGGCCTCGCGCGGCGACGCGTCGTCCCTGCCGAAGATGCTCTACTACATGGCCATCCAGTCGGCCCGGAAGACGATCCGCATCCAGAACGCGTACTTCCTCCCCGACAAGCAGACGCGCAACGCGCTGATCCGCGCCGTCCAGCGGGGCGTGGACGTGCAGGTGATGGTGCCCGGGACGAAGATCGACCTGCCCATGGTGCGCCTCGCCTCGCGGCTGCACTACGGACCCCTCCTCGAAGCGGGAGTGAAGATCTTCGAGTACCAGCCGACGATGATGCACAACAAGGTCTTTCTGGTCGACGGAATCTTCGCGACGATCGGATCGATCAACTTCGACCAGCGCTCGATGGGAAAGAACGCGGAGGAGAGCCTGGTCTTCTACGACCGCGCTTTCGCGGACCGCG
- a CDS encoding phage holin family protein: MEEPESSEPAPGAWGEWKDSAAAFARSARALASVRWAMFRGEAGAWARGMAVRAAMLVVALALMVLASALLVAGLVAALYAWWGTLVGAIFAVFGLCVLAAAGLGFAGWRGIAAPSLRRTAEELRRDFDAFTGPEP; encoded by the coding sequence GTGGAAGAGCCGGAATCGTCCGAGCCGGCGCCGGGCGCCTGGGGCGAGTGGAAGGATTCCGCCGCCGCTTTCGCGCGGTCGGCCCGGGCTCTCGCGTCCGTGCGCTGGGCGATGTTTCGCGGGGAGGCGGGCGCCTGGGCGCGGGGAATGGCGGTGCGCGCGGCGATGCTCGTCGTCGCGCTCGCCCTGATGGTGCTGGCCTCGGCTCTCCTCGTCGCCGGACTCGTGGCGGCGCTCTACGCCTGGTGGGGCACGCTCGTGGGCGCGATCTTCGCGGTGTTCGGACTGTGCGTGCTCGCCGCGGCGGGGCTCGGATTCGCCGGATGGCGCGGCATCGCGGCGCCGTCGCTGCGCCGCACGGCCGAGGAGCTCCGGCGCGACTTCGACGCTTTCACGGGTCCCGAACCGTGA
- a CDS encoding YraN family protein — MLSRIAAAVAAVVRRMRKPKGGDGRRFAGTRGVGDRGEALAVGVLRREGFRILERNFRTPAGEVDIVAEEGGTLCFVEVKWRRGTGAGHPAEAVTPEKQRRLARAAEWYLARRRMRERFCRFDVVAILSAEGSAPRIEIFRDAFRGPFPPRRRR; from the coding sequence ATGCTTTCTCGAATCGCCGCCGCGGTCGCGGCGGTTGTGCGCCGCATGCGGAAGCCCAAAGGGGGCGACGGCCGTCGTTTCGCCGGCACCCGGGGCGTGGGTGATCGGGGCGAGGCGCTCGCCGTCGGCGTTCTCCGCCGCGAGGGGTTCCGCATCCTCGAGAGGAACTTCCGCACGCCGGCCGGAGAGGTCGACATCGTCGCCGAAGAAGGGGGAACGCTCTGTTTCGTCGAGGTCAAATGGCGCCGCGGAACCGGGGCGGGCCATCCGGCGGAAGCGGTCACGCCGGAAAAGCAGCGGCGGCTCGCCCGCGCGGCCGAGTGGTATCTCGCGCGGCGCCGGATGCGCGAGCGCTTTTGCCGCTTCGACGTCGTCGCGATCCTTTCCGCGGAAGGTTCGGCGCCGCGCATCGAGATCTTCCGCGACGCCTTCCGCGGTCCATTCCCGCCCCGGCGCCGGAGGTGA